The genomic DNA GAAAACATGAAACAGTTATTGAAATACACCTTGTTGGCAACAGTGATACTTTCGACCGTTTCCACAAGCCACTCCGCAGAGCCAACACGGCTGCGAATCCTCAGCTACAACATTCATCACGCTGAAGGCGTTGATCGCAAGTTGGATGTCGAGCGAATCGCACGTGTTATCCTCTCCGTCAAACCGGACGTGGTGGCGTTGCAGGAAGTCGACCAGAAAGTGAAGCGAACAGATAATATCGACCAGCCGGCTGAACTGGCTCGGCTGACAGAAATGAACATTGTCTTCGGTGCCAATATCGAACTGCAAGGGGGCCATTACGGCAACGCGGTGCTTTCACGATTTCCAATCACCCAACACAAGAATCATCTCCTGCCCAACATTGACGATAGCGAGCAACGCGGAGTTATCGAAGCAGAAATCAGACTGCCGAAGCCCAATCAGTCGCTGCTGCTATTCGCCACACATCTCGACTTTCGGGCTGATGAACGTGAACGCCTCGCTTCAGCGAAGTTCATCAATGAACTGATCGCAGACCATGCACAACATCCCGCATTGTTGGCAGGTGACCTCAACGCCACTCCAGACAGTGAAACGCTTAAACTGTTCGAGAGAAAATGGACTCGTACAAATGAAGTGCCCATGGCAACTGTGCCTGTCAATCAACCGAGGAGGCAGATCGACTTCATTCTGCACCGTCCTGCCAATCGTTGGAAAGTTGTTGAATTCAAAGTGCTGGACGAGGCCGTCGCTTCGGACCATCGCGCGATCTTCGCCGTTTTGGAACTTCAGCCTGACGGTGAATAAGTTTCACAGATTGCCAGGCAGCCTCCATCTGATTCTTTTCTACGCCTTGCCGGGCCATTCTTCCCACCAGTTCAAAAAGAGTCTGTACTGGACTTCCGCATACTTTTTCTGGCTGGCGGAGAGAGCATCTGTTTCGTTGAAGTGCTGTTCGTATTCAGTCTCCTCATTTAATACGAGTAGATACTTGTAGTACAGCACCAGGTCCGGACCTTCGTCGAATGTTGAGAGCACTCGCAGTGCCTCTTCCAGTTCCTGTGCATAAATTCGAGCCTGTGCATCACCGGCGGCTGCTTGCTCGCAGAGCTGAACATACCGGAGGACTTCACGGGGGAGGCAGTTTCCGATCCCGGTAATTGCTCCCACTGCTCCGCAGCGAACGAATCCGTGAAAAACTTGCGTGTCCACACCGGCCATCAATAGGACATTCTCATCCTGGTGCGTGATGTGCTCTGCTGCGTAGCTGAGCGAAGCTTCGCCGCCAAATTCCTTGAATCCGACCAGATTCGGAAATTCCGAACGCAAATCGAAAAACAGGTCAGCTTTGGTTTCGTATCCATAATACGGACTGTTGTAGATCACGGCTGGCAAATCAGGAGCAGCACTCAGGACTCGGGCGAAGTGGTGTCGCTGGGCAATTTGCGATGTCCCTCGCGAGAGCACTCGCGGAATGACCATCAGGCCGTGAGCCCCAACTTTTTGAGCATGTGCTGCGTGGGCAGCTGCGAGTGCCGGATTCTGTGCCCCGGTCCCCACAATCACAGGAACTCCCGCTTCAACTAATTTCTGGACTCCTTGTTGCCGTTGCTCATCTGTCAGCTGCGGCCAGTCTCCCATTGATCCACAATAGACAACCGCATTCATCCCGAGGTCAAACAATTCTTTTCCCTTTTTGACGAGGGATGCGAAGTTTGGGGTTCGGTCTGGATTGCAGGGAGTCATCAAAGCGGGAATACAGCCGCGAAAAATGCTTGAGTCCATAAGTGGATAGCTTTCGAATGATTCGAAGAGAAACAAGTTTCAAAACACTACTGCGACGTCCATACCGGATCTCCGAGAACATCGAGCTTCGTTTGAATTCCAAGTCCCGGTTCTAATGAAGCGGACATGCGACCGTTGACGCGCTGAGGAGCCCCGTCGGCAATTGAAGTGGTGACGTAGCTGTTGAAATCGGTTGACGTAAACTGATACTCAGGCGGAGTCCCTTGAGCCAGGTGAGCGATTGCCGCAGTGACAATATCCCCACCCCAACTGTCCTCCAGAGTCATCGCAATTCCGAGCGAAACACACAAGTCGCGTGCCTGCTTTGCTCGTGTCAGCCCGCCAAACTTGCTGATTTTAATGTTCACCACATCCATCGCTAAGTCGTTCGCGCCTTGAATGATGGCATCGATGGAATCAATCACTTCATCGAGAATGAATGGCAGTGTCGTGTTACGTCGAATGCTCAAGCAGTCTTTGTAACTCGCACAGGGTTGCTCGATATAAACGTCGACATCTTTGACTGCGTTCACAACTCGCATTGCTTCATGTTTCAGCCAGCCGGTATTGGCATCGGCAATCAACTTGTCTCCCGGTTCCAGAATGTCGCGGACTGCTCGAATCCGTTCGATGTCGTCGTTGGGATTCCCACCGACCTTCAGCTGAAAACGTCGATATCCTTCGCTGCGATAGCTTGCGACATTCTGAGCC from Thalassoglobus polymorphus includes the following:
- a CDS encoding endonuclease/exonuclease/phosphatase family protein, which codes for MKQLLKYTLLATVILSTVSTSHSAEPTRLRILSYNIHHAEGVDRKLDVERIARVILSVKPDVVALQEVDQKVKRTDNIDQPAELARLTEMNIVFGANIELQGGHYGNAVLSRFPITQHKNHLLPNIDDSEQRGVIEAEIRLPKPNQSLLLFATHLDFRADERERLASAKFINELIADHAQHPALLAGDLNATPDSETLKLFERKWTRTNEVPMATVPVNQPRRQIDFILHRPANRWKVVEFKVLDEAVASDHRAIFAVLELQPDGE
- a CDS encoding dihydrodipicolinate synthase family protein translates to MDSSIFRGCIPALMTPCNPDRTPNFASLVKKGKELFDLGMNAVVYCGSMGDWPQLTDEQRQQGVQKLVEAGVPVIVGTGAQNPALAAAHAAHAQKVGAHGLMVIPRVLSRGTSQIAQRHHFARVLSAAPDLPAVIYNSPYYGYETKADLFFDLRSEFPNLVGFKEFGGEASLSYAAEHITHQDENVLLMAGVDTQVFHGFVRCGAVGAITGIGNCLPREVLRYVQLCEQAAAGDAQARIYAQELEEALRVLSTFDEGPDLVLYYKYLLVLNEETEYEQHFNETDALSASQKKYAEVQYRLFLNWWEEWPGKA
- a CDS encoding cis-3-hydroxy-L-proline dehydratase, which translates into the protein MKITRISTYQVDLPLHEGNYSWSEGKSVEVFDSTVVQIETDAGITGYGEVCPLGPVYLPAYASGARTGISELAPALIGDDPRQLLVLNNKMDRLLKGHPYVKSAIDIACWDILGQSAGMPVCELLGGRFAEDVTLYRAISQRPANEMAQNVASYRSEGYRRFQLKVGGNPNDDIERIRAVRDILEPGDKLIADANTGWLKHEAMRVVNAVKDVDVYIEQPCASYKDCLSIRRNTTLPFILDEVIDSIDAIIQGANDLAMDVVNIKISKFGGLTRAKQARDLCVSLGIAMTLEDSWGGDIVTAAIAHLAQGTPPEYQFTSTDFNSYVTTSIADGAPQRVNGRMSASLEPGLGIQTKLDVLGDPVWTSQ